From the Oleiphilus messinensis genome, one window contains:
- a CDS encoding vWA domain-containing protein: MRSDFGVKRIFKTVVAGTMLASMTSSVFATESDAGQTLLVLDASGSMWGQIEGRSKIEIARSTIDDVSAVFDVDRAIGLMAYGHRNKGDCSDIELLLAPEQGAIGNVVSAVKAIRPKGKTPLTYAVVQAADILASQTRPATVILVTDGVETCGKDPCAVARSLEQKGVDFTAHVIGFGLDAEEGKQVACVAEATGGQFFLAEDGQGLAESLRRVAQEKPEPESETIPSATLNGPEADPVIGSAFNVRWTGPDGKQDYVDIVPKGYRETYGELSYAWVRSGQPGTIKAPGDPGEYELRYVWQGKNKKHVLAREALHVRDSDVALIAPKEANAGAMFAVQWRGPGGKGDYIDLVDSGVTETAGELAYAYVERHDRESQDRVTLQAPRSAGQYDIRYIMEAPDGRKRLVAEPITILAAKASLAVEDRIRAGAEFPVYWTGPGAPQDYIDLVPQGYTDTAGELSYFYTKSAPESGSLRAPAKPGNYTVRYILQASDGREVLTRQDILVEDVEARLTLAQSVSMGAALEVSWNGPDGKGDYIDLVPAGYSDTSGELSYFYTRSAPEKGALKVPGKPGNYQVRYVMEGATGRRVVASESITVEKASATLEFPAEVPVGERFSVTWSGPSAQGDYVDLVPAGYGETFGELSYFYTASAPGAGMLQAPDSAGEYRIRYILEAADGRVVLIQKAVRVVTN; encoded by the coding sequence ATGCGAAGCGATTTTGGCGTAAAACGGATCTTCAAAACGGTTGTCGCGGGGACGATGCTCGCATCAATGACGAGTAGCGTTTTTGCCACTGAGAGTGATGCCGGACAAACGTTACTGGTTCTGGATGCTTCCGGATCGATGTGGGGGCAAATAGAGGGACGCAGTAAAATAGAGATCGCCAGAAGCACAATTGATGACGTGAGTGCGGTTTTCGATGTTGATCGCGCCATCGGCTTGATGGCCTATGGCCATCGGAACAAAGGTGATTGTTCTGATATTGAATTACTGTTAGCACCAGAGCAGGGTGCGATCGGGAATGTGGTATCCGCTGTGAAGGCAATTCGTCCAAAGGGGAAAACCCCATTGACCTATGCCGTTGTCCAGGCGGCAGACATACTGGCAAGTCAAACACGTCCTGCCACGGTGATTCTGGTAACCGACGGGGTTGAGACCTGCGGCAAAGATCCCTGCGCGGTGGCACGAAGTCTGGAGCAAAAAGGAGTCGACTTTACTGCCCATGTCATCGGTTTCGGTCTCGATGCCGAGGAAGGAAAACAGGTGGCCTGTGTGGCGGAGGCGACCGGAGGACAGTTTTTCCTAGCTGAGGATGGCCAAGGGTTAGCCGAATCGTTGCGCAGGGTTGCACAGGAAAAGCCCGAACCTGAGAGCGAGACAATCCCAAGCGCAACCTTGAATGGGCCGGAAGCTGATCCCGTTATCGGTTCCGCATTCAATGTGCGCTGGACTGGCCCTGATGGCAAGCAGGATTATGTGGATATTGTGCCGAAGGGGTATCGCGAAACCTATGGTGAGCTTTCATATGCCTGGGTCAGAAGTGGTCAGCCCGGAACGATTAAAGCGCCGGGTGACCCTGGCGAGTATGAATTGCGCTATGTTTGGCAAGGCAAAAACAAAAAACATGTTTTAGCCCGAGAAGCTCTGCATGTTCGGGACAGTGATGTTGCCCTGATCGCACCAAAAGAAGCCAATGCCGGAGCGATGTTCGCGGTACAGTGGCGTGGACCCGGCGGCAAAGGGGATTACATTGATCTTGTCGATTCTGGTGTGACTGAAACAGCAGGTGAATTAGCCTATGCCTATGTGGAACGTCATGACCGTGAGTCTCAAGACCGTGTGACTCTGCAAGCACCAAGAAGTGCCGGACAGTATGATATTCGTTACATCATGGAAGCGCCTGATGGTCGAAAGCGACTGGTTGCAGAACCTATCACTATTCTGGCGGCTAAAGCTTCACTGGCGGTTGAGGATCGTATCCGTGCGGGAGCAGAATTCCCTGTTTATTGGACGGGCCCGGGGGCACCTCAGGATTATATTGATCTGGTACCGCAGGGCTACACGGATACGGCCGGTGAACTCAGCTATTTTTATACAAAATCGGCACCGGAGAGCGGATCGTTACGCGCGCCCGCCAAGCCTGGAAATTATACGGTCCGTTATATTTTGCAAGCCAGTGACGGACGGGAAGTGTTAACCAGGCAGGATATTCTGGTTGAAGATGTCGAAGCCCGGCTGACGCTGGCACAATCCGTTTCAATGGGGGCAGCTTTAGAGGTCTCCTGGAATGGGCCGGATGGAAAAGGTGATTATATTGATCTGGTACCAGCAGGTTACAGTGATACTTCAGGGGAGCTGAGCTACTTTTATACCCGGTCTGCACCGGAAAAGGGGGCACTGAAGGTGCCAGGCAAGCCGGGAAATTATCAGGTTCGGTATGTCATGGAAGGCGCGACAGGGCGAAGGGTTGTGGCCAGTGAGTCGATTACCGTCGAAAAAGCCTCGGCAACGCTTGAGTTTCCCGCTGAAGTTCCTGTTGGAGAACGATTCTCCGTCACCTGGTCAGGCCCCAGTGCTCAAGGTGACTATGTCGATCTCGTTCCTGCCGGATATGGTGAGACCTTTGGCGAGCTGAGCTATTTCTATACCGCGTCCGCACCCGGGGCCGGGATGCTTCAGGCCCCGGATTCTGCAGGGGAATACCGTATTCGGTATATACTCGAAGCCGCAGATGGTCGGGTTGTGCTGATCCAGAAAGCGGTTCGCGTCGTGACGAACTAG
- a CDS encoding IS200/IS605 family accessory protein TnpB-related protein produces the protein MDTPTKTLTFETRLDLIHEQDAALCQYAELWNQVKFRWFANLQKPKAQQLNRTQFMHEIGMPFSYRVFQGVRQSIKGLIQSYQTNRNNRLVTLDVKIKQLEKTLNKLKKRCDHVAEKGCPQQAKQLRNRLRQKEVKLRRWQQKQSALVAEKQENKTPICFGGRKLLKERQALETGSAIEGWKQRWHEARHREFLLVGSHDESWGCQNAQLSPSEQEDAYQLKLLVPHQLRATFGTTINIDRLQFKHGKAAIAQAVWQNQVKKHDKSVKGQPLSFRFKRDKKGWRLLVSVEVAGPTAQAEWIDADQGVIGVDVNPDHLAVVELDRNGNPLQHRTFDLPLHYKNDAQRAAIIGDAVRDLMDFAAQHSKAVVIEKLDFQQKKWQYQKQDHPQYARMLNAFAYGKIKDLIETQSIKRGIRLYHVNPAYTSLLGRMKYRDRHGFSDHHAAALVIGRRHYGFKEKPPKQLIGINAKGTVKTEYPPVRMALGDYQYYHKLQRWYQPLEKSLDFLSGWRHFRRVNRVSYSVEARLDGRPGMSPDLIQESTPLLSAHPAL, from the coding sequence GTGGATACGCCAACGAAAACACTCACCTTTGAAACCCGGCTTGATTTGATTCATGAGCAGGATGCGGCATTGTGCCAATATGCCGAGCTGTGGAATCAAGTGAAGTTTCGTTGGTTTGCTAACTTACAAAAGCCTAAAGCCCAGCAATTGAATCGTACCCAGTTTATGCATGAAATTGGGATGCCTTTCAGCTACCGGGTATTTCAAGGCGTCCGGCAAAGCATTAAAGGTTTAATCCAGTCTTACCAAACCAATCGAAACAACCGATTGGTGACGCTGGACGTTAAAATCAAACAGCTGGAGAAAACGCTCAACAAGCTAAAGAAGCGCTGTGATCATGTTGCAGAGAAAGGCTGCCCGCAACAGGCAAAACAACTTCGCAACAGGCTACGACAGAAAGAAGTAAAACTGCGTCGTTGGCAGCAAAAGCAGTCCGCCTTGGTGGCCGAAAAACAGGAAAACAAAACACCGATTTGTTTTGGTGGTCGAAAGCTGCTGAAAGAGCGTCAAGCGTTAGAAACGGGTTCGGCCATTGAAGGCTGGAAACAACGCTGGCACGAAGCACGACACCGCGAATTTCTATTAGTGGGTTCTCATGATGAATCCTGGGGCTGTCAAAATGCCCAGCTATCGCCCAGTGAGCAAGAAGATGCTTACCAACTAAAACTCTTGGTGCCCCATCAATTACGCGCCACGTTTGGCACGACCATTAACATTGATCGCCTGCAATTCAAGCATGGTAAGGCGGCGATTGCCCAAGCCGTTTGGCAGAATCAGGTTAAAAAACACGATAAATCAGTCAAAGGGCAGCCCCTGAGTTTTCGATTTAAGCGAGACAAAAAAGGTTGGCGGTTACTCGTTAGCGTGGAAGTGGCAGGACCAACAGCGCAAGCAGAGTGGATCGATGCTGATCAAGGTGTCATTGGTGTGGATGTCAACCCGGATCACTTAGCGGTCGTCGAGCTGGATCGAAACGGTAACCCACTGCAACACCGAACGTTTGACTTACCGTTACACTATAAGAATGATGCTCAACGGGCAGCTATTATTGGGGATGCCGTGCGAGACCTGATGGACTTTGCCGCACAGCACAGTAAAGCGGTGGTGATCGAAAAGCTGGATTTTCAGCAAAAGAAATGGCAATACCAAAAGCAGGATCATCCTCAGTATGCCCGCATGTTGAATGCCTTTGCTTACGGTAAGATCAAGGACTTGATTGAAACGCAAAGCATAAAACGCGGCATACGCCTTTATCACGTCAATCCGGCTTATACCTCATTACTGGGGCGGATGAAGTATCGTGATCGACACGGTTTTTCAGATCACCATGCAGCCGCGCTAGTGATTGGTCGTCGGCATTATGGCTTTAAAGAAAAGCCGCCAAAACAACTCATTGGTATTAACGCGAAGGGTACCGTTAAGACCGAGTATCCGCCTGTAAGGATGGCGCTCGGGGATTATCAGTATTACCACAAACTTCAGCGTTGGTACCAACCACTCGAAAAATCATTAGATTTTCTGAGTGGTTGGCGTCACTTTCGTCGTGTGAATCGGGTTAGTTACTCCGTCGAGGCTCGCCTTGATGGTAGACCGGGCATGAGTCCCGACTTGATTCAGGAAAGCACTCCACTGCTTTCCGCGCACCCTGCGCTGTAG
- a CDS encoding MerR family DNA-binding transcriptional regulator, which yields MAEFLSIGAAAFLLGVAVSTLRRWEKESRFFSDFRTPGGHRRKNQRAIA from the coding sequence ATGGCTGAATTTCTATCGATAGGCGCTGCCGCTTTTCTGCTGGGGGTGGCCGTTTCCACCCTTCGTCGCTGGGAAAAAGAATCACGATTTTTCTCAGATTTCCGTACGCCTGGTGGCCATCGTCGTAAAAATCAACGAGCCATCGCCTAG
- a CDS encoding TetR/AcrR family transcriptional regulator, giving the protein MSTVDLINLLQEARNTSFDETQKRILDAALEEAAAQGLHGLTIEGVARRSRLNRATIYRQVGNRDQLQTALAMREAKHLMDKLSTAVAGISDPETLLVEGFVAAIRFAREHPVIARTVKYEPGTLITIALANDAALLRTGATFMADTIRWAQEYGQAKHLDADTAGDVAARLFSSFVLLPDGHNNLHDDDTTRQFATTTLVPMLLGKNGR; this is encoded by the coding sequence TTGTCTACAGTCGACTTGATCAACTTGTTACAGGAAGCCCGCAATACATCATTTGACGAGACCCAGAAGCGGATTCTGGATGCGGCATTGGAAGAAGCCGCCGCGCAAGGACTGCATGGTTTGACGATCGAAGGCGTAGCCCGTCGCTCACGCTTGAATCGTGCCACCATCTATCGTCAGGTGGGTAACCGGGACCAGTTGCAGACCGCACTGGCCATGCGCGAAGCCAAACATCTAATGGACAAACTATCCACAGCAGTCGCCGGGATATCAGACCCGGAAACGTTGTTGGTTGAGGGCTTCGTTGCAGCCATACGTTTCGCACGGGAGCATCCTGTCATTGCAAGAACGGTAAAATATGAGCCCGGTACACTCATTACCATCGCCCTTGCCAATGATGCGGCATTACTGCGTACTGGAGCCACCTTTATGGCAGACACCATTCGTTGGGCACAAGAGTATGGACAAGCTAAACATCTGGATGCCGATACCGCTGGAGATGTTGCGGCTCGACTCTTTTCATCCTTCGTACTGCTACCCGATGGCCACAATAACTTGCATGATGACGATACAACCCGGCAGTTTGCCACGACCACGCTGGTTCCGATGTTGCTCGGGAAAAATGGCCGGTAG
- a CDS encoding SRPBCC family protein, with amino-acid sequence MPKCNPASLEFLETAPCIEINTVDLPATPEEIFALFEDGDSWPKWYKAITKVKWTSSKPYGVGTTRTVNLGLLSVDEYFFEWQTNQRFAFYFTGTNLPFVKTLVEVYDLQPVNADTTRFTYTVAYDPTFPLTISGPVGRAFLARTFKKASLSLQKYLKQQRNLK; translated from the coding sequence ATGCCGAAATGTAATCCTGCATCGCTGGAATTTCTGGAAACAGCCCCCTGCATTGAAATCAATACCGTAGATTTACCCGCAACACCGGAAGAAATTTTCGCGCTGTTCGAAGATGGAGACAGCTGGCCAAAATGGTATAAAGCCATCACAAAAGTTAAATGGACCAGCAGCAAGCCCTACGGAGTGGGAACCACTCGAACAGTGAATCTGGGTTTATTAAGTGTCGATGAATATTTCTTCGAATGGCAAACCAACCAGCGCTTCGCGTTTTATTTCACCGGGACCAATCTACCCTTCGTTAAAACGCTGGTTGAGGTTTATGATTTACAACCAGTGAATGCTGACACCACACGATTTACCTATACCGTCGCCTACGACCCGACATTTCCGTTGACCATATCGGGCCCCGTGGGACGCGCATTTCTGGCCAGAACGTTCAAAAAAGCCAGTCTGTCGCTACAAAAATACCTAAAACAACAACGCAACCTTAAGTAA